One region of Bactrocera neohumeralis isolate Rockhampton chromosome 5, APGP_CSIRO_Bneo_wtdbg2-racon-allhic-juicebox.fasta_v2, whole genome shotgun sequence genomic DNA includes:
- the LOC126758670 gene encoding mitochondrial amidoxime-reducing component 1-like, with amino-acid sequence MSSTSSATSKLAIGIGVTLATGLTCWYYLQWKKRNTVPEKWRRVGTLEQINIFPIKSCAPLKLEDSTAIDCDILGLKYLGCRDRALMVINDSNEMITARVYPRMVLIATKLLAPHRLILSAPGMETIELDLSALKADGEQLKTMVWSTPVQVRLVGEKYDKWLSKYLLDKESGMRLVHYPLEKPVKAINSRMVRQPFILKDDRGTFNDATSYMLMNLASIKELNTRIPRPVDPLQFRGSFQLKMDTDEPYAEDHWQWVKIGDEVIFRVVAPCTRCIFPNINVNTAIRDPDGEPLNTLKKYRLFKGYATPAIGIHLGLRSAGSVKKNAVVYVEDK; translated from the exons ATGTCAA GCACATCAAGCGCGACTAGCAAACTTGCCATCGGTATTGGGGTCACGCTTGCCACTGGGCTGACTTGCTGGTACTACCTGCAGTGGAAGAAACGCAATACAGTGCCCGAGAAATGGCGTCGCGTTGGCACTTTGGAACAAATCAACATATTTCCCATAAAATCATGCGCACCACTCAAGTTGGAGGACAGTACGGCGATCGATTGTGATATATTGGGCTTGAAATATCTGGGCTGCCGCGATCGTGCGCTAATGGTCATCAATGACTCGAATGAAATGATCACCGCACGCGTTTATCCACGCATGGTTTTGATTGCCACAAAGTTGCTGGCGCCACACCGCCTGATATTAAGCGCACCTGGCATGGAGACAATCGAGTTGGATTTGAGCGCTTTAAAAGCTGATGGTGAGCAACTGAAAACAATGGTGTGGAGCACACCGGTGCAGGTGCGTTTGGTCGGTGAGAAATATGACAAGTGGCTGTCCAAATATCTGCTCGATAAGGAGAGTGGCATGCGTCTGGTGCACTATCCGCTTGAGAAGCCTGTGAAGGCCATCAACTCGCGCATGGTGCGACAGCCATTCATTTTGAAAGACGATCGT GGCACCTTCAACGATGCTACCAGCTATATGCTGATGAATTTGGCATCGATTAAGGAGCTTAATACTCGCATACCGCGGCCAGTGGATCCGTTGCAGTTCCGTGGTAGTTTCCAACTGAAAATGGACACTGACGAGCCTTACGCCGAGGATCATTGGCAATGGGTGAAGATCGGCGATGAAGTTATCTTTCGTGTGGTAGCACCGTGCACCCGCTGCATCTTCCCGAATATAAATGTGAATACGGCAATACGTGATCCCGATGGCGAACCGTTAAATACGCTCAAGAA gtATCGCTTGTTCAAAGGTTACGCAACCCCAGCCATTGGCATACACTTGGGGTTGCGCTCTGCCGGAAGTGTCAAGAAGAACGCAGTAGTATATGTAGAGGATAAGTGA